The Petrotoga olearia DSM 13574 genome contains a region encoding:
- a CDS encoding ABC transporter ATP-binding protein, with protein sequence MQIVSTKKLVKKFGGLVAVNDVTMGIEEKEILGIIGPNGAGKTTFVNLIAGMYYPTEGEITFDNQNIEKYPPHIRARMGLSRTFQVVRPLQGFTGLENIMVGALFGDGENLKRARETANEICDLLELENRNQSIDKLTVLDLKKVEIGRALASKPKVLFLDEVMAGLNSDETWQMIDLVKKLRESGITIAVIEHVMGVIKELTDRVVVLESGKIIAEGVYQEVSKDPKVVSAYLGEED encoded by the coding sequence ATGCAAATAGTATCTACAAAAAAATTAGTGAAAAAATTTGGAGGATTAGTAGCTGTAAATGACGTTACGATGGGTATAGAAGAAAAAGAAATTTTAGGTATTATTGGACCGAATGGTGCTGGGAAAACCACTTTTGTTAATTTAATAGCTGGTATGTATTATCCCACTGAAGGTGAGATCACATTTGACAATCAGAACATTGAAAAATATCCACCTCATATTCGAGCAAGAATGGGGCTCTCAAGAACTTTTCAAGTTGTAAGGCCATTGCAAGGGTTTACAGGTTTAGAAAATATTATGGTTGGTGCGTTGTTTGGGGATGGAGAGAACTTAAAACGCGCAAGGGAAACCGCAAATGAAATATGTGATCTTTTAGAACTGGAAAATAGGAACCAATCTATAGATAAATTAACTGTTCTTGACTTAAAAAAAGTGGAAATAGGGAGGGCTTTAGCCTCCAAACCAAAAGTTTTATTTTTAGATGAAGTAATGGCTGGGTTAAATTCTGATGAGACCTGGCAAATGATTGACTTGGTGAAAAAGCTTAGAGAAAGTGGAATAACGATAGCCGTAATTGAACATGTAATGGGGGTAATAAAAGAGTTAACAGACAGAGTGGTAGTTTTAGAATCTGGAAAAATTATAGCAGAAGGGGTCTATCAGGAAGTTTCAAAAGATCCCAAAGTTGTATCCGCGTACTTAGGGGAGGAAGACTGA